From one Sphingobium cloacae genomic stretch:
- a CDS encoding bifunctional enoyl-CoA hydratase/phosphate acetyltransferase, whose amino-acid sequence MATANLIENRTFDEIAVGDTASLTRTLTADDIQLFAAVSGDVNPAHLDPVYAETDMFHRVIAHGMWGAGLISAILGTELPGPGAIYLGQSLRFTRPVGVGDTITACVTVAQKRAEHHVIVLDCACVNQKGETVISGQAEVKAPTEKVSRPRMPLPDVRIASHDRFRQLMERAKDGSACVTAVVHPCSADAMRAVAEAADAGIVVPILIGPAARMTNAAKDAGVDIAAFRVIGVPHSHAAAAEAVARVRAGEAALLMKGSLHTDELMGAVVSSDMGLRTERRISHAYVMDVPGYPRPLIITDAAINIEPTLEDKADIARNAIDLAHVIGIEQPRVAILAAVETVNPRMRTTLDAAALCKMADRGQIEGALLDGPLALDNAISEAAVRDKSIVSPVAGRADILLVPNLEAGNMLAKQLTFLGGADAAGVVLGGRVPIILTSRADSVRTRLASCALAVLLARAATKASPGVAGQRRDG is encoded by the coding sequence ATGGCCACCGCCAACCTCATCGAGAACCGCACGTTCGACGAGATCGCCGTCGGCGACACGGCCAGCCTCACCCGCACGCTGACCGCCGACGACATCCAGCTCTTCGCGGCGGTGTCAGGCGACGTGAATCCGGCGCATCTCGACCCTGTCTATGCCGAAACGGACATGTTCCACAGGGTCATCGCTCATGGCATGTGGGGCGCGGGGCTCATCTCGGCGATCCTGGGAACCGAGCTGCCAGGGCCCGGTGCGATCTATCTCGGCCAATCGCTTCGCTTCACCCGCCCGGTGGGCGTCGGCGACACCATCACGGCCTGCGTCACCGTCGCGCAGAAGCGCGCCGAGCATCATGTCATCGTTCTCGACTGCGCCTGCGTGAACCAAAAGGGCGAGACCGTCATCAGCGGCCAGGCCGAGGTCAAGGCGCCCACCGAGAAAGTCAGCCGGCCCCGCATGCCGCTTCCCGACGTGCGGATCGCCAGCCACGACCGCTTCCGCCAGTTGATGGAGCGCGCCAAGGACGGATCCGCGTGCGTCACGGCCGTGGTCCATCCGTGCAGCGCCGACGCCATGCGCGCGGTGGCTGAGGCCGCCGACGCCGGCATCGTCGTTCCAATTCTCATCGGACCTGCGGCGCGTATGACGAATGCGGCGAAGGACGCCGGTGTCGATATTGCCGCCTTCCGGGTGATCGGGGTCCCGCACAGCCACGCCGCCGCCGCCGAAGCCGTCGCGCGCGTACGGGCCGGCGAAGCCGCGCTGCTGATGAAGGGTTCGCTTCATACCGACGAGCTCATGGGCGCGGTCGTATCGTCCGACATGGGCCTTCGGACCGAACGCAGGATCAGCCACGCCTATGTGATGGATGTGCCCGGCTATCCGCGCCCGCTCATCATCACCGACGCCGCGATTAACATCGAGCCGACGCTTGAGGACAAGGCCGACATCGCGCGCAACGCGATCGACCTTGCCCATGTGATCGGGATCGAACAACCCAGGGTCGCGATCCTCGCCGCCGTCGAGACGGTCAATCCAAGGATGCGCACCACATTGGATGCCGCGGCGCTCTGCAAGATGGCGGACCGGGGCCAGATCGAAGGCGCGCTGCTCGATGGACCGCTCGCCCTCGATAATGCGATCAGCGAGGCGGCCGTGCGCGACAAAAGTATCGTCTCGCCGGTCGCCGGCCGGGCGGACATCCTGCTGGTGCCCAATCTGGAGGCCGGCAACATGCTCGCAAAGCAGCTGACCTTCCTGGGCGGCGCCGATGCCGCAGGCGTGGTGCTCGGCGGGCGCGTTCCGATCATCCTCACCAGCCGGGCAGACAGCGTGCGCACGCGCCTCGCCTCCTGCGCGCTCGCGGTGCTGCTGGCGCGGGCTGCAACCAAGGCGTCTCCCGGCGTTGCGGGACAGCGCCGCGATGGCTGA
- a CDS encoding PHA/PHB synthase family protein — translation MDGLATTLDRSSFAAIAQLTSGQSPATLAQSFSDWWTHILCSPGRQLQLAAKGGRKLMRLADYAMRSASGSDPEPAIDPLPQDRRFADAAWKRHPFDLIEQAFLLQQQWWHAATTGVSGVTGHHEAIVEFATRQMLDMVSPTNFIPTNPVLQQRILETGGQCLVEGARFFCDDLERLVRGEPAAGTEAYRVGEKVAATAGKVVFRNRVMELIQYAPATETVRPEPILIVPAWIMKYYILDLSPENSLIRWLVGQGYTVFCISWHNPDSADRDLDMEDYRLLGPMAAVDVIQAITGTEKIHAAGYCIGGTLLAITAAAMARDEDKRLASVTLFAAQTEFSEPGELGLFIDEAEINLIDAMMWARGFLDSSQMGGAFQMLRSNDLVWSRILSTYLMGEREPMTDLIAWNADGTRMPYAMHAQYLRRLFLDNDLAEGRYEAGGHPVSLSGLRMPIFMVGTETDHVAPWRSTHKLHMLTGAEIRFVLTSGGHNAGIVSEPGHPHRHFRVATRMQDGPAPGPDTWLERAELREGSWWPEWSSWLGSHSGKAAAPPSMGAPERNYPPLGDAPGRYVLER, via the coding sequence TTGGACGGTCTGGCCACGACGCTGGATCGGTCGAGCTTCGCCGCCATCGCGCAGCTGACTTCAGGCCAGTCGCCCGCCACTTTGGCGCAGTCTTTTTCCGACTGGTGGACGCACATTCTCTGCTCGCCAGGCAGGCAGCTGCAGCTCGCCGCCAAGGGCGGGCGCAAGCTGATGCGGCTCGCCGACTATGCCATGCGCAGCGCATCCGGCAGCGATCCCGAGCCGGCGATCGATCCGCTGCCCCAGGATCGGCGCTTCGCCGACGCAGCCTGGAAGCGCCATCCGTTCGACCTGATCGAGCAGGCCTTCCTGCTCCAGCAGCAATGGTGGCATGCCGCGACGACCGGCGTGAGCGGCGTCACCGGGCACCACGAAGCGATCGTCGAGTTCGCGACCCGCCAGATGCTCGACATGGTGTCCCCGACCAATTTCATCCCGACCAACCCCGTGCTCCAGCAGCGCATCCTCGAAACCGGAGGACAATGCCTTGTCGAGGGTGCGCGATTTTTTTGCGACGACCTGGAACGCCTGGTACGCGGGGAGCCCGCAGCGGGCACGGAGGCCTATCGGGTCGGCGAGAAGGTCGCAGCCACGGCTGGCAAGGTCGTGTTTCGCAACAGGGTCATGGAACTGATCCAATATGCGCCCGCAACCGAGACGGTGCGTCCGGAGCCGATACTGATCGTGCCGGCATGGATCATGAAATATTACATCCTCGACCTCTCCCCGGAAAATTCGCTCATCCGCTGGCTGGTAGGGCAGGGCTACACCGTGTTCTGCATCTCCTGGCACAATCCCGACAGCGCCGACCGCGATCTCGACATGGAGGATTATCGCCTGCTTGGGCCGATGGCCGCCGTGGATGTCATCCAGGCGATTACCGGCACCGAGAAGATCCACGCGGCCGGCTATTGTATCGGCGGCACGCTGCTCGCCATCACCGCGGCCGCGATGGCGCGCGATGAAGATAAGCGTCTGGCGAGCGTCACGCTGTTCGCCGCCCAGACCGAGTTTAGCGAGCCGGGCGAACTTGGCCTGTTCATCGACGAGGCGGAAATCAACCTGATCGATGCGATGATGTGGGCGCGCGGCTTTCTCGACAGCAGTCAGATGGGCGGCGCCTTCCAGATGCTGCGATCCAACGATCTGGTCTGGTCGCGCATCCTCTCGACTTATCTCATGGGCGAGCGCGAGCCGATGACCGACCTCATTGCATGGAATGCCGACGGCACCCGCATGCCCTATGCCATGCACGCGCAATATCTGCGGCGCTTGTTCCTCGACAATGACTTGGCCGAAGGGCGCTACGAGGCCGGCGGCCACCCGGTCTCGCTCTCGGGGCTGCGCATGCCGATCTTCATGGTGGGCACGGAAACCGACCACGTCGCGCCGTGGCGCTCGACCCACAAGCTCCACATGCTGACGGGCGCGGAGATCCGCTTCGTGCTGACGAGCGGTGGCCACAATGCCGGGATCGTCTCCGAGCCCGGGCATCCTCATCGCCACTTTCGCGTCGCGACACGGATGCAGGATGGCCCGGCGCCAGGTCCCGATACCTGGCTGGAGCGGGCCGAGCTGCGCGAAGGGTCGTGGTGGCCGGAATGGAGTTCATGGCTTGGATCGCACTCGGGCAAGGCGGCCGCCCCACCGTCGATGGGCGCGCCCGAACGGAACTATCCGCCGCTCGGTGATGCCCCCGGGCGCTACGTGCTGGAGCGCTGA
- a CDS encoding acetate/propionate family kinase, whose amino-acid sequence MAEILCLNAGSSSLKFALYAEPGTDEPSLLASGKIENIGLEPHLIARDAKGDVLADRRWTKDVTITHETLLKDLLREIEASVGEDLIAVGHRIVHGGADYSAPARVDAPLLAALEALCPLAPLHQPHNLAAVRAVSRLRPALLQVACFDTGFHHGQPPVATRLALPRALGEEGMRRYGFHGISYEYIARQLRLIDPDTGGGRTIAAHLGNGASLCAMDGGRSIDTTMGFTALDGLVMGTRCGALDPGAVLYLLQQRGMTAREVEHLLYSESGLLGVSGTSSDMRALLGSETPAAGEAIDLFVWQIARQAGALASSLGGLDSFVFTAGIGENAPEIRARVADRLRWLGVALDTDANLRGASVISAPFSRVTVRIIPTDEEWMIAIHTADLLREEPKP is encoded by the coding sequence ATGGCTGAAATCCTGTGCCTCAACGCCGGTTCGTCGAGCCTTAAGTTCGCGCTCTACGCCGAGCCGGGCACTGATGAGCCCTCTTTGCTGGCGAGCGGCAAGATCGAGAATATCGGCCTTGAGCCGCACCTGATCGCGCGCGATGCGAAGGGGGATGTCCTTGCCGACCGGCGCTGGACGAAAGACGTCACGATCACGCATGAGACGCTGCTCAAGGATTTGCTGCGGGAGATCGAAGCTTCGGTCGGCGAGGATCTGATCGCGGTAGGACATCGGATCGTTCATGGGGGCGCCGACTATTCAGCGCCGGCGCGGGTCGACGCGCCACTCCTCGCCGCACTCGAGGCGCTTTGCCCACTGGCGCCATTGCATCAGCCCCATAATCTCGCCGCGGTCCGCGCCGTCTCCAGGCTGCGCCCCGCTCTGCTGCAAGTCGCCTGCTTCGACACCGGCTTCCATCATGGCCAGCCCCCGGTTGCGACGCGCCTCGCGCTGCCGCGCGCGCTCGGCGAAGAGGGCATGCGGCGCTACGGCTTTCACGGCATCTCCTACGAATATATCGCGCGGCAGCTGCGTTTGATCGATCCCGATACAGGCGGTGGCCGCACGATCGCCGCGCATCTCGGCAACGGGGCCAGCCTCTGTGCGATGGACGGGGGGCGCAGCATCGACACGACGATGGGGTTCACCGCACTCGACGGATTGGTGATGGGCACGCGGTGCGGAGCGCTCGACCCGGGCGCGGTGCTCTATCTTCTCCAGCAGAGGGGCATGACGGCGCGCGAAGTCGAGCATCTCCTCTACAGTGAGTCCGGCCTTTTGGGCGTGTCCGGCACATCGAGCGACATGCGCGCGCTTCTCGGCAGCGAAACGCCCGCCGCTGGGGAAGCGATCGACCTCTTCGTCTGGCAGATCGCGCGCCAGGCTGGCGCCCTCGCATCCTCGCTCGGGGGGCTCGATAGCTTCGTGTTTACCGCCGGGATCGGCGAGAATGCGCCTGAAATCCGCGCCCGCGTCGCCGATCGGCTCCGCTGGCTCGGCGTGGCGCTCGACACGGACGCGAATCTCCGCGGAGCGTCGGTCATCAGCGCGCCGTTCAGCCGTGTCACGGTGCGCATCATCCCGACCGACGAGGAGTGGATGATCGCCATCCACACCGCCGATCTTCTGCGTGAGGAGCCGAAACCATGA